ATCCCTATGCAATGATGCAAATTTCACCGGAACAAGGTCAGTTTATGGCACTCCTTGTGCAGCTGGTTGGAGCAAAAAAAACCCTGGAAGTTGGTGTTTTCACCGGCTACAGTTCCTTAACAGTCGCCTTGGCACTTCCCCCTGATGGCAAGATTATTGCCTGTGATGTGAGTGAAGAATATACCACCATTGCCCGTCGCTATTGGCAGCAAGCCGGTGTGGCAGAAAAAATTGATTTAAAACTGGCACCGGCACTCCAAACCCTAGATGACCTCTTGGCAGCCGGTGAAGCCGGCACCTTTGATTTTGCCTTCATCGACGCCGATAAAGAAAACTATGACGCCTACTATGAGCGAGCACTGCAACTCGTTCGCACTGGCGGCTTAATTGCCATTGATAACGTCCTGTGGGGGGGGCGAGTTGCCGATCCTCAAGTTCAAGATAACAGCACGCAAGCCATCCGAACGCTCAACGAAAAACTGCACCAAGACGAACGAATCACCCTTAGCTCGGTTCCAATTGCCGATGGACTCACCTTAACCTTGAAACGCTAACGTTTCTCTTTAGCGCAGGGTGAACAAGATCCCCACACCCGCCAGCGCGACTAAAACCCCAAAAATCGCGCGGAGGCTAACCGACTCTCCTACTCGCATGGCTAGGGGAATCACAAATAAGGGACTTGTGGCACCGAGAGTTTGGGCAATGCCTGTCGGCGCAAATTTTAAGGAAATTTGTTGCAGCCAAATTCCTAAATAGGTACTGGCAAAGGCGGTTAACACAATCACCCCCAACACCTGCTGCGATCGCAACAGTTTATGTGAGATTTCCAACGGCTGGCGTCTCAGCAATACCCACAGCAACAGCGCCAGCACCCCAGCCACCAACCGAATCAGCGTACTCCACAAGGGACTAATACTCGTATTCGCCAAAGCCGCACGGGAGAGAACGGCTCCAATTGCCTGTGACAGTGCTGCCAACAATGCCCAGCCAATGCCTTGACGTAGGTGAGTTGGGTCGCTATTTACGCCGTTTACCCGTTCGCCAATCACCCAAGCGACGCCAATAATGGTTAATAAAATTCCACACCAAGCGCCGGTGCTGAGGGTTTCCTGAAGAAAGCTAAGGGCGAGAATGGCGGCTAATGGGGGCGCGAGGGTTTGCTCCAGTAAAAGTGCCCGTCGTGGCCCTATCGAGGTGAGGGCGGCAAAATAAGCGGTATCTCCTAAGCCGATTCCCAAAGCCCCGCTGAGGGTAAGCAGGGCGAAGGCAGAGGGGTTGATTGCCGGCATCATTGAGGCGAAATTTCCCGTCCCAATTGCACGTAACAATAAGGTGAGGACAATCAGTGCGATCGCAATGACGCCTTTACTCAGGTTTAATTCTAGCGGTGCGATGCGCCGGCCAACGCGAGTGTAGACAACAGACGACACTGCCCACACCAATGCGGCAGTCAGGGCGGCGAGTTCTCCTTTGACATCGGTTAGCCAGACAGGCAAATGAATCATTACGATTTTAAAGTTTAAATTGTAAGCTAACGCACATCAAATTTGTATTTTAGGCGAACATACCCGCTTGCACTCCTTCATAGAGCAATTCAATGCTTAGCCACTTCTTCTCTAGTGGGAAGGATTAGCAGAAGAGGGCAAGGAGTGCTAATGTCGGCTCTAAATAAGCAGGTAATCACGAGAATTCTATCCAAAGTTGTATTAATTTTTGAAAGCAAATATTGCAGACTGGAGATGAAACCAAATTCAGCAAAACTCAGTCAATATCATTGAGGCAATCAGCGGGTGCGTTGCTCAAAAAAACTGGCCTACTTGCGACAAATCTAAAGCTAGAAACAAGGATAAAAGCGATAAGGATAAAGGGTAAAGGATGAGACTTTACTTTCAGGTTTTCCTGCTTGTCCCTATGCCAATACTCACTGTTTGTAAATTCTAGAGAATTCTCTCAAGTAGATCGGCCTCTGTGAGGAAATGTAACTTATGCAACAATATTTAATCCTCCGGATGTAATAAATATCACCATCTGCTGTTTTGCAAAATGGTATCAATTCTATTATTAATCAAGAAACCATTTAGGAGTTGGCTATGAGCTATACATTCGACATCCTAGGGGTATCTCCCATTCTGTACTTCTTCAATCAACAACAAGAAATTTTGCAGCAACAACCCCGCCCGCGTGTGGAATATGTGGGAACTCATAAGTGCACGCTGGATGCTTTTCTTGAATCCATTGAGACGGTTTCCCAAAATCTGCATTGGGAGAAACCTGAAGTGGTGGACACCGTGATAGATTTCTGGATGAATAATTCTGAGAGGATTCAGTATTGGCGGGAGCGTTTGAAGGATGCCGGTCAAGAAAATCTTTTAGTAGCTAGAGTTGCCGATGTCAAATCACTCCAGGAAACATTTGAATCGCTCTTTGGCAAAAACATTTAATCTCGAATTCTATTCCTCTTAGTCTTTCTCCCCATCTTTCGCGCTTCCCCATAAGGATACTTTCAGGGAGAAGGGAGTTGTCGCGTTTAGAGGCTTCTACTGCCAAAAACTCAAACATCTCAGCACAACTCGCATAAACTTTGTGGGAATTGGAAAGCTAGACGCTCTCTGTTTGCCTCATACTTAAAATTAAAGCAGGCATTACTCAATTGCAATGCCCGCCTTAACTGTATGATTTGATCAGTACAAACTAGATCAGCTTCCCACTACTTCGGAACAAGCTAGTGTGCAGTTTCCGAAGCAGAGCGACTTGATTTAGCGGAAACGTCTCTTGCGTCGAGCGGCAACGGCTTTGCGCTTGCGTTTTTCTATGGGCGTTTCAAAATGCCGACGACTTTTGACATCTGCCAAAATTCCGTCTCTGGAAACTTGGCGTTTGAACCGGCGTAAAGCCGAGTCAATTCCTTCATTTTCGCCTGGAACAACTTGGGTCATTCTTTCTCCTTAATTACTAAAAATGCTCAAATGGTCTGTTATCAATTGTTCACCACGAGTGACAACAGACCCTACTTCCTACCAGGGAAGGGGAAACGTCAGCGATGAAGGCTGCCTTAGTAGCGGTCTCGCGAACCTCTTCCGCCGTAACCGCCGCCACCTCCTCGGTTTCCTCCACCGCTGCGACCTCCACCCCCTCCGTCCTCACGGGGTTTGGCTTTGTTCACTTTGAGGTCACGGCCCATCCACTCAGCGCCATCTAAAGCTTCTATTGCCGCCGTTTCTTCAGCATCGGTTTCCATTTCTACGAAACCAAACCCGCGTGGGCGACCTGTTTCACGATCGGTGGGCAGATTAACCCGCTTGACAGATCCGTACTCAGCAAAAACAGAGACGAGATCCTCTTGCGTTACATCGTAGGACAAGTTACCTACATAGATCGACATGGAATAGCTCCAACATTAAAAAGTGTAGAGATTCAGTTTCAGAGATATGCCTGCCGATACACTAGAAAACATTCTATGGCGATTCCGCAGCCAAGAAACAATCTTACAACTGAATCTAATTTACAAATAGTACCTTAACACATTAAGTTTTGTCTGTCTAAGCAACAGTTTGTTAGCTGAAAGGGTCTCTTATAGCCAGTCGGGTCGCTACTGTCTCTGGCAGATTGGTTGAGCCGCCCTTGTGCGCCCACTATAACCGAGGAGTGGCGCAAGGGCACGTGTCTATTCGACTCTCTGCCTGCAGCGCTCTGGCAACCCAGGCTGTTGGGAACAGCGTGTGCCGACTCGGTTTGCCTTAGCGTTGAGAATGGTTAATTTGTCTGTGTTTTTTTATGTTAAGTAATTCCGGATTTCTCGGTTATTCAAGAGAATTTTATCGGTTAAATTACCCAAATCCCGCGACTCTGAATATGAGGAGTGAGGCAAATATTATATGGCAGAGCGTGACTCATTTGGCTGGCAGCAACGAACATTAATTACATTGATTGCCGTCGCCGGCTTGTTCAACATCGGTACGCACTTACCTTGGCGGCAAGCTTTATCTCAAAATCAACGACCGGCACCGATCCAATTTACTGGGCAAAAACAGCAACCCCCAGCGGGAGTCAGCGCACAAACACCCAAACCCAGCGAAGCTAAGCCGGTGCCGGTGGAACCAGATCGCCCCCTAATCTATGCACCGCCGGCAAGATTTCAAGGAAAAGTTATTTATCACTCCCAACTGCAGAGTAAAGAAAAAGTTATCGCCCTCACCTTTGATGATGGGCCGTGGATAGAAACGCCAAAAGTGTTAGGAATTTTAAAGGAATATGATGTCAAGGCTACTTTCTTTATGATTGGGCAACACGTACAAACCTATCCCGATATTGCCAAACAAGTTGTTGCAGCAGGGCACGCAATTGGCAATCACACTTGGCATCATTATACCCATCAGATGGATGGGGCTACAGCAGCAACAGAAATTGATAATACATCTAATCGCATTTTCCAGGTAACGGGTGTAAAAACTCAGCTTTTTCGCCCACCGGCAGGCCGGCTGGAAAATGGCTTAGCCGAGTACGCAAGAAACCAGAAGAATGCGGTTGTTATGTGGTCAGTAGATCCTCTGGACTGGTTGGAAAGTACCTCCCCACAATTATTAGTCAAAGCGGTACTTGATAATGCCCAGTCTGGGGGAATTGTCCTGTTGCATGACGGAGGCGGCAACCGCACAAGAACATTACAAGCTTTACCGCCAATTATTGCTGAATTGAAACTGCGTGGCTACCGATTTGTCTCAGTGCAGGAATTACTAGAAATGGAAGATCGGGAAATGAACGCGATAAATGAAGTTGAAGCTAAAACAGAGAGTTTGAAACAGCAACTTTAAGCGTAGGGGAGGGTTTTGCAAAGAGCCAATTTCATTCAATCTAATAATTTTCGCAACCTCTCCCTTACATCCAAAAGATTTACTTTTGCTTCTGTGTTTATCTGTATTTATCTGCGTTTATCTGTGTGCATCTGCGGTTAAAACATCAAATTTTTCAAAACTTTAACTACTAAGCGAAAAAAATCCTTTCTTCAAGGTGCAGGATTGGGATATTGAGCGTGTACCGCCTCCAAATCCGCCAGAATTTCCTGATTCAGCACCACCTCAACACTTTCTAAATTTTCCTTCAACTGTTCAAGAGTTGTTGCCCCAATAATCGTGCCGGTGACAAACCAGCGAGATCGTACAAATGCCAAAGCCATTTTAGCCGGACTCAACTGATATTTGTTGGCAATTTCTATATAAGCTGCGGCAGCTTTACTTGTATTTGGTTTAAGATACCGGCTACCAAAGTTGGAAAATAAAGTCATCCGTGCGTTTGCTGGTGGCGCTTGCTGGTATTTGCCGGTGAGTGTGCCAAATCCCAAGGGGCTGTAAGCGAGTAATCCCACATTTTCGCGCCGGCAGGTTTCTGCTAAGGCACTATCAAATACGCGATTGAGCAAATTATAAGCGTTTTGAATAGACACCACCGGCGGCAATCCTAACTGCTTGGATAAATGACAGAACTCACCCACTCCCCAAGGCGTTTCATTGCTCAAACCCAGATAGCGAATCTTGCCGGCTTTAATTAAGTCCGCAAAAATCGTAAGCTGTTCGGCAATGGGTATAGTTTCCCGTTCTAAATGAGGTTCATAAGCTGTTTGACTAAACAACGGGACATAGCGATCAGGCCAGTGAATTTGGTATAAATCAATATAATCGGTTTGCAGTCGTTTAAGACTGTCATTGACTGCTTGCTCAACATTCTGCCGGTTAATTGCCCGGTTTTTTCCTCGAATCCAAGACATACTGCGAGTCGGGCCGGCAATTTTTGTTGCAATAATTAACTGATCCCGTTGCTGTTTTGTTAACCACTGCCCGATATATTCTTCAGTGCGTCCCTGAGTTTCTTTTTGTGCCGGCACTGGATACATTTCAGCTGCATCAATAAAATTAACCCCACAAGCAACCGCATAATCAAGCTGCTGATGGGCTTCCTCAATTGTGTTTTGCTGCCCGTAAGTCATTGTGCCAAGACAAATTTCAGAAATGGATAAATCGCTTTGGCCGAGTTGCTTGTACTGCATTAGGAAACTTTATGTTATAGACTTCTTATTCTGAATTTCATCTAAGAAAAATTACAATTTTTAAATATTAGGCAATTTTTTAGTAACATTTGGTGTTTTTAAATCAATCTTTCTTTTTTTTTGAATAACACTAATTTGCACTATGTAAATAGTACCAAAAAAGATTTTACTTAGCAAGATTGTTTAAAAATAAAATTTTTAGTTAGTTTTAAGGCTCAAAATTTGAGCATAAATCAAAAAACAGGCAATTAAATGTTTCATTTTTTGCCAGTCAGTAAATAAGTTGTCATTTCACCTTTGCCTTTAACGTGGATGATTCCTCGCTCTTTAAACTGATAGCGATCTTTTAAACAATCGTAAGTTGAGTGGGTGACTTGAATGCAGCCGGCAATTCCTTGGGATTCCATGCGACTTGCCATGTTTACCGTATCTCCCCACAAGTCATAAATAAACTTTTTGATCCCGATCACACCCGCAACCACAGGGCCGGTGCTAATGCCGATACGAATTCGACAGGATTGCCCCGTTCTGGCATTAAATTGATCTAATGCCTGCTGCATATCTAGTGCCATGTTAGCAATCGCCTGAGCGTGATCTTTTCGAGGCACCGGCAGGCCGGCAACAACCATGTAGGCATCCCCAATGGTTTTAATTTTCTCCAACCCATGCTCCTCTGCTAGATGATCAAATGCTGAGAAGATTTGGTTAAGCAACTCAACTAATTCAGGGGGTGAAATCTGCGAGGATAGTTCAGTAAAACCCACAATATCTGCAAACAAAACCGTGACATCTGTAAAACTTTCGGCAATCGTTTGGTGCTCTTGTTTCAACCGAACTGCAATAGACTCTGGCAAAACATTAAGTAGCAGACGTTCTGAGCGTTCCTTTTCTGCTGTCAGTTCCACGTAGGCAAGTTCTAATTCTTGGCGAGCGTTAAATTCAGCTCGCTGGACGCGCTCATATAAATATACTGAAAGGTCGCAAATAAAACAAATCCAAAACATATATAAATATAAGGCTGCCGGTGTCAGCCAAGGAGCCGGCATTTTGACCTGCAAATTCAGCGCTGCTGTGGTGCCGGCACAGTAAACTAACACTCCT
Above is a window of Microcoleus sp. FACHB-672 DNA encoding:
- a CDS encoding class I SAM-dependent methyltransferase, producing MSKQTLGLSDRIYDYLLSASLRETGILHRLREETANHPYAMMQISPEQGQFMALLVQLVGAKKTLEVGVFTGYSSLTVALALPPDGKIIACDVSEEYTTIARRYWQQAGVAEKIDLKLAPALQTLDDLLAAGEAGTFDFAFIDADKENYDAYYERALQLVRTGGLIAIDNVLWGGRVADPQVQDNSTQAIRTLNEKLHQDERITLSSVPIADGLTLTLKR
- a CDS encoding DMT family transporter; translated protein: MIHLPVWLTDVKGELAALTAALVWAVSSVVYTRVGRRIAPLELNLSKGVIAIALIVLTLLLRAIGTGNFASMMPAINPSAFALLTLSGALGIGLGDTAYFAALTSIGPRRALLLEQTLAPPLAAILALSFLQETLSTGAWCGILLTIIGVAWVIGERVNGVNSDPTHLRQGIGWALLAALSQAIGAVLSRAALANTSISPLWSTLIRLVAGVLALLLWVLLRRQPLEISHKLLRSQQVLGVIVLTAFASTYLGIWLQQISLKFAPTGIAQTLGATSPLFVIPLAMRVGESVSLRAIFGVLVALAGVGILFTLR
- the rpsU gene encoding 30S ribosomal protein S21, with protein sequence MTQVVPGENEGIDSALRRFKRQVSRDGILADVKSRRHFETPIEKRKRKAVAARRKRRFR
- a CDS encoding RNA recognition motif domain-containing protein; translation: MSIYVGNLSYDVTQEDLVSVFAEYGSVKRVNLPTDRETGRPRGFGFVEMETDAEETAAIEALDGAEWMGRDLKVNKAKPREDGGGGGRSGGGNRGGGGGYGGRGSRDRY
- a CDS encoding polysaccharide deacetylase family protein — protein: MAERDSFGWQQRTLITLIAVAGLFNIGTHLPWRQALSQNQRPAPIQFTGQKQQPPAGVSAQTPKPSEAKPVPVEPDRPLIYAPPARFQGKVIYHSQLQSKEKVIALTFDDGPWIETPKVLGILKEYDVKATFFMIGQHVQTYPDIAKQVVAAGHAIGNHTWHHYTHQMDGATAATEIDNTSNRIFQVTGVKTQLFRPPAGRLENGLAEYARNQKNAVVMWSVDPLDWLESTSPQLLVKAVLDNAQSGGIVLLHDGGGNRTRTLQALPPIIAELKLRGYRFVSVQELLEMEDREMNAINEVEAKTESLKQQL
- a CDS encoding NADP(H)-dependent aldo-keto reductase codes for the protein MQYKQLGQSDLSISEICLGTMTYGQQNTIEEAHQQLDYAVACGVNFIDAAEMYPVPAQKETQGRTEEYIGQWLTKQQRDQLIIATKIAGPTRSMSWIRGKNRAINRQNVEQAVNDSLKRLQTDYIDLYQIHWPDRYVPLFSQTAYEPHLERETIPIAEQLTIFADLIKAGKIRYLGLSNETPWGVGEFCHLSKQLGLPPVVSIQNAYNLLNRVFDSALAETCRRENVGLLAYSPLGFGTLTGKYQQAPPANARMTLFSNFGSRYLKPNTSKAAAAYIEIANKYQLSPAKMALAFVRSRWFVTGTIIGATTLEQLKENLESVEVVLNQEILADLEAVHAQYPNPAP
- a CDS encoding adenylate cyclase; its protein translation is MNQKFVGKPWLDARIRNILTPLLWTQSVSNAGDYGTWRHNFIQNRLRLGLWIAFTSFLTFTGLEVRNHFFKPDQFNFSWVVTQITVELSLLVCFAFLRSTFGQKYPGLAFLIFSWSVTLSPHIRGTFSGVLEPSILVWPLMFFGQATLMPVHWRLHLISQLGVLVYCAGTTAALNLQVKMPAPWLTPAALYLYMFWICFICDLSVYLYERVQRAEFNARQELELAYVELTAEKERSERLLLNVLPESIAVRLKQEHQTIAESFTDVTVLFADIVGFTELSSQISPPELVELLNQIFSAFDHLAEEHGLEKIKTIGDAYMVVAGLPVPRKDHAQAIANMALDMQQALDQFNARTGQSCRIRIGISTGPVVAGVIGIKKFIYDLWGDTVNMASRMESQGIAGCIQVTHSTYDCLKDRYQFKERGIIHVKGKGEMTTYLLTGKK